The Lysobacter capsici genome has a segment encoding these proteins:
- a CDS encoding M28 family peptidase translates to MNENQAGAGSDGKPRTQPTRWWRTLAGLAAIVAVVAVTWSLSSPPAVRGDGGAGHAFSVERAMSHVRQIARAPHPTGSAANAKVRDYLVAQLRASGLQVEVQRELSSGQGSFAWVENVVGVLPATGASAGKPRDAVLLMSHYDSIPWAPGAADAGAGVATVLEAARVAAGSDRGARKRDLIVLLSDGEEMGAFGARAFFDRHALAPRVATVFNFEARGSSGPVLMFQSGSGSAPLLRSLHDAAPVANSYSDEIYKRMPNFTDFNVSLERGLPGLNFAFIEGYSDYHSPTDTPDHLAPATLQHMGDQAIGAMRAALSASSVAPAAGAEPAYMNFTGKAFFQYPRWLDQAALALATLLLIVAAWRGRRCEPAGVLATARGALAVLAAIAVAVSVVLSVSAFVREDFWPGAMQRAVSAHQLEWFLAWTLLAGGVLVAILGAARGGLRWWWALALALLAALPMLRAGSVFIPGLVAAALVAGLLYKPLTETALLRGGEALLLVLAWGLALALPGAANILVWPLLALAVVRVIAALRGPAAPAWSSFALAMPVVVVGGVILGELAMRLDQALGVSVPVIGAVPVLLLCVLCMHAWLAHGAARVGAALALSGLVAVVALVFVNPFDTRHPLPSSVFVLNDRVQGVDCLASIDATDDAWKRSVLGDAARALPNNLYAPEVWRETRCRPLGERAAAIGVPATTRIRVLGVEPQGELRRMRLAVTAQAGHDVLDLYLPKGVDARSASVQNRSIHAPTAEGFEQWPVRIRGFAVPAGELELTLDIGPGPLPDALLAVTIDHGLPGGLALPARPAGLMAQTHPYSDARVGVARIALEAAPAGPSP, encoded by the coding sequence ATGAACGAGAACCAAGCAGGGGCGGGCAGCGACGGCAAACCGCGGACGCAGCCGACGCGGTGGTGGCGGACGCTGGCGGGACTGGCGGCGATCGTCGCCGTCGTGGCCGTGACATGGTCGCTGTCTTCGCCGCCCGCCGTGCGCGGCGACGGCGGTGCCGGCCACGCGTTCTCGGTCGAGCGAGCGATGTCGCACGTGCGGCAGATCGCGCGCGCGCCGCATCCCACCGGCTCGGCGGCCAATGCGAAGGTGCGCGATTACCTCGTCGCGCAACTGCGCGCCAGCGGCCTGCAGGTTGAGGTGCAGCGTGAACTCTCGTCGGGTCAGGGCAGCTTCGCCTGGGTCGAGAACGTCGTCGGCGTGCTGCCGGCGACAGGCGCCAGCGCCGGCAAGCCGCGCGACGCGGTGCTGTTGATGTCGCACTACGACTCCATCCCGTGGGCGCCAGGCGCGGCGGATGCCGGCGCCGGCGTGGCCACCGTGCTCGAGGCCGCGCGCGTCGCCGCCGGGTCGGACCGCGGCGCGCGCAAGCGCGATCTGATCGTGTTGCTGAGCGACGGCGAAGAAATGGGCGCGTTCGGTGCGCGCGCCTTCTTCGATCGCCACGCGCTGGCGCCGCGGGTCGCGACGGTGTTCAACTTCGAAGCGCGCGGCAGCAGCGGACCGGTGCTGATGTTCCAGTCCGGTTCGGGCAGCGCGCCGCTGCTGCGGTCGCTGCACGACGCAGCGCCCGTGGCGAATTCGTACTCCGATGAAATCTACAAGCGCATGCCCAACTTCACCGACTTCAACGTGTCGCTGGAGCGCGGGCTTCCGGGCCTGAATTTCGCCTTCATCGAGGGCTATTCGGACTATCACTCGCCGACCGATACGCCCGACCATCTGGCGCCGGCGACGCTGCAGCACATGGGCGACCAGGCCATCGGCGCCATGCGCGCGGCGCTGTCGGCAAGCTCGGTCGCGCCCGCGGCGGGCGCCGAGCCGGCCTATATGAACTTCACCGGCAAGGCCTTTTTCCAGTACCCGCGCTGGCTCGATCAGGCAGCGCTGGCGCTGGCCACGCTCCTGCTGATCGTCGCCGCGTGGCGCGGCCGCCGCTGCGAGCCCGCCGGCGTGTTGGCCACGGCGCGCGGCGCCTTGGCGGTGCTGGCGGCGATCGCGGTCGCGGTCTCGGTCGTGCTGTCGGTGTCGGCGTTCGTGCGCGAGGATTTCTGGCCCGGCGCGATGCAGCGCGCCGTCTCCGCGCATCAACTCGAATGGTTCCTCGCCTGGACGCTGCTGGCGGGCGGCGTGCTGGTGGCGATCCTCGGCGCCGCACGCGGCGGCCTGCGTTGGTGGTGGGCGCTGGCGCTGGCCTTGCTGGCGGCGCTGCCGATGCTGCGTGCCGGTTCGGTGTTCATTCCCGGTCTGGTCGCGGCCGCGCTCGTCGCCGGGCTGTTGTACAAGCCGCTGACGGAGACGGCGCTGTTGCGCGGCGGCGAGGCGCTGTTGCTCGTGCTGGCCTGGGGGCTGGCGCTGGCGCTTCCCGGCGCGGCCAATATCCTGGTGTGGCCGTTGCTCGCGCTTGCCGTCGTGCGCGTCATCGCCGCCCTGCGCGGACCCGCCGCGCCGGCGTGGAGTTCGTTCGCGCTGGCGATGCCCGTGGTGGTGGTCGGCGGCGTGATCCTCGGCGAATTGGCGATGCGGCTGGATCAGGCCCTGGGCGTCAGCGTGCCGGTTATCGGCGCGGTGCCGGTGCTGCTGCTGTGCGTGTTGTGCATGCACGCCTGGCTCGCCCACGGCGCGGCGCGCGTGGGCGCGGCGCTGGCGTTGTCGGGTCTCGTCGCCGTCGTCGCGCTGGTGTTCGTCAATCCGTTCGACACGCGACATCCGCTGCCGAGCAGCGTGTTCGTATTGAACGACCGCGTGCAGGGCGTGGACTGCCTGGCGAGCATCGACGCCACCGACGACGCCTGGAAGCGCTCGGTGTTGGGCGATGCGGCGCGTGCCTTGCCGAACAATCTGTATGCGCCCGAGGTCTGGCGCGAAACTCGCTGCCGGCCGCTGGGCGAGCGCGCCGCCGCGATCGGCGTGCCGGCGACGACGCGCATCCGCGTGCTCGGCGTGGAGCCGCAGGGCGAGCTGCGACGGATGCGTCTGGCCGTGACCGCGCAAGCTGGTCACGACGTGCTGGACCTGTACCTGCCCAAGGGCGTCGACGCGCGCAGCGCGTCCGTGCAGAACCGTTCGATCCACGCGCCGACCGCCGAAGGCTTCGAGCAATGGCCGGTGCGCATCCGCGGCTTCGCGGTGCCGGCGGGAGAGCTCGAACTCACGCTCGACATTGGCCCGGGCCCGCTTCCGGATGCGCTGCTGGCGGTCACCATCGACCACGGTCTGCCGGGCGGACTCGCATTGCCGGCGCGCCCGGCGGGTTTGATGGCGCAGACGCATCCGTATTCCGATGCGCGCGTCGGCGTCGCCCGCATCGCGCTCGAAGCGGCTCCAGCCGGCCCGTCGCCGTGA
- a CDS encoding cyclic peptide export ABC transporter: protein MIAETIRRHRIPLATAGALAAGSALASIVLITQIGTIAGGVFAGTPNSMLWPAAASLVAMLALSAAAQTFQAHFGAAVISDLRSQLCARFMALDYARLMSNRERIAGALVVDVTRIAQMLLVLPQALFNALVALFCLAYLAWLSWPLLLVLAGFVVISVACALAILRRTEGFFARIREEEDSLFRHFRAIAEAKKELSMNAARAAHFSERVLGRAIRDNEVSLRAANRWLGYTEVWNMAIVYAAILSVAFMGRAYLGQDASQVARFVIASLFLIGPISGLIAAIRQVVAGMSSVRYLRTLGPAFSGPALVAAVDPTRFAGWSRLSFRQVEYRYPGDADEFRFGPMDLELRRGEMVFVTGGNGSGKSTLSLLLTGMLAPSGGEVRVDGHALTAADLGDFRQLFTAVFADYWLFDDLLDRRGRSPPQAGIEALLHRLGLDRKVTATDGRLSTLDLSQGQRKRLALTQGYLEDSDIYLFDEWAADQDVEFRRCFYQELLPELKAAGKTLVVITHDDRYFDVADRVVRLEYGQVAADASAV, encoded by the coding sequence GTGATCGCCGAAACGATCCGGCGTCATCGGATTCCCCTGGCCACCGCCGGCGCATTGGCCGCGGGCAGCGCGCTGGCCTCGATCGTGCTAATCACCCAGATCGGTACGATCGCGGGCGGCGTCTTCGCCGGCACGCCGAACTCCATGCTCTGGCCGGCCGCGGCCAGTCTGGTCGCGATGCTCGCGCTGTCGGCGGCGGCGCAGACGTTCCAGGCCCATTTCGGCGCCGCGGTGATCTCGGACCTGCGTTCGCAGTTGTGCGCGCGGTTCATGGCGCTCGACTACGCGCGCTTGATGTCCAACCGCGAACGCATCGCCGGCGCGCTGGTGGTCGACGTGACCCGGATCGCGCAGATGCTGCTGGTGCTTCCGCAGGCGTTGTTCAACGCGCTGGTGGCGCTGTTCTGTCTGGCCTACCTGGCGTGGCTGTCGTGGCCATTGCTGCTGGTGCTGGCGGGATTCGTGGTGATCAGCGTCGCTTGCGCCCTGGCCATCCTGCGGCGCACCGAAGGTTTCTTCGCGCGTATCCGCGAGGAGGAAGACAGCCTGTTCCGCCACTTCCGCGCCATCGCCGAGGCGAAGAAGGAGCTCAGCATGAATGCCGCGCGCGCCGCGCATTTTTCCGAGCGCGTGCTGGGACGCGCGATCCGCGACAACGAAGTGTCGCTGCGCGCGGCCAACCGCTGGCTGGGCTACACCGAAGTGTGGAACATGGCGATCGTGTACGCGGCGATCCTGTCGGTCGCCTTCATGGGCCGGGCCTATCTGGGTCAGGACGCCTCGCAGGTGGCCCGCTTCGTCATCGCCTCGCTGTTCCTGATCGGACCGATCAGCGGCCTGATCGCCGCCATCCGCCAGGTGGTCGCGGGAATGAGCAGCGTGCGTTATCTGCGCACCCTGGGCCCGGCGTTCTCGGGCCCGGCGCTGGTGGCCGCGGTCGATCCGACGCGGTTCGCGGGATGGTCGCGACTGTCGTTCCGGCAGGTCGAATACCGCTATCCGGGCGACGCCGATGAGTTCCGTTTCGGGCCGATGGACCTGGAGCTGCGGCGCGGCGAAATGGTGTTCGTGACCGGCGGCAACGGCAGCGGCAAATCGACCTTGTCGCTGCTGCTCACCGGCATGCTGGCGCCGAGCGGCGGCGAAGTGCGGGTGGACGGCCATGCGTTGACGGCGGCCGACCTGGGCGACTTCCGCCAATTGTTCACCGCCGTGTTCGCCGACTACTGGCTGTTCGACGATCTGCTCGACCGACGCGGGCGCAGCCCGCCGCAGGCCGGAATCGAGGCCTTGCTGCACAGGCTGGGTCTGGATCGCAAGGTCACCGCGACCGATGGCCGTCTGAGCACGCTGGATCTGTCGCAGGGCCAGAGAAAGCGCCTGGCGCTGACCCAGGGCTATCTGGAAGACAGCGACATCTACCTGTTCGACGAGTGGGCCGCGGACCAGGACGTGGAATTCCGCCGCTGCTTCTATCAGGAACTGCTGCCCGAACTGAAGGCCGCCGGCAAGACGCTGGTGGTGATCACTCACGACGACCGTTACTTCGACGTGGCCGACCGAGTGGTCCGGTTGGAGTACGGCCAGGTGGCCGCCGACGCGAGCGCGGTCTGA